Proteins from a single region of Lepus europaeus isolate LE1 chromosome 4, mLepTim1.pri, whole genome shotgun sequence:
- the ATG12 gene encoding ubiquitin-like protein ATG12 isoform X1, translated as MAEEPEAVLPLPPLAAAGGEGLPEGSPETATPEPPSSAAVSPGTEEPPGDTKKKIDILLKAVGDTPIMKTKKWAVERTRTIQGLIDFIKKFLKLMASEQLFIYVNQSFAPSPDQEVGTLYECFGSDGKLVLHYCKSQAWG; from the exons ATGGCGGAGGAGCCGGAGGCTGTGCTGCCTCTTCCTCCGCTCGCTGCTGCTGGCGGCGAAGGACTCCCGGAGGGCTCCCCAGAAACAGCCACTCCGGAGCCCCCTTCTTCCGCTGCCGTCTCCCCGGGGACGGAAGAGCCTCCTGGCGACACCAAGAAGAAAA TTGACATCCTGCTGAAGGCTGTGGGAGATACCCCTATTATGAAAACCAAGAAATGGGCTGTAGAGCGAACAAGAACCATCCAAGGACTCATTGATTTCATCAAAAAGTTCCTTAAGCTTATGGCCTCAGAACAGTTG tttATTTATGTGAACCAGTCCTTTGCTCCTTCCCCAGACCAAGAAGTTGGAACTCTGTATGAG tgtTTCGGCAGTGATGGCAAACTGGTCCTGCATTACTGCAAGTCGCAGGCGTGGGGATGA
- the ATG12 gene encoding ubiquitin-like protein ATG12 isoform X2, translating to MAEEPEAVLPLPPLAAAGGEGLPEGSPETATPEPPSSAAVSPGTEEPPGDTKKKIYLCEPVLCSFPRPRSWNSV from the exons ATGGCGGAGGAGCCGGAGGCTGTGCTGCCTCTTCCTCCGCTCGCTGCTGCTGGCGGCGAAGGACTCCCGGAGGGCTCCCCAGAAACAGCCACTCCGGAGCCCCCTTCTTCCGCTGCCGTCTCCCCGGGGACGGAAGAGCCTCCTGGCGACACCAAGAAGAAAA tttATTTATGTGAACCAGTCCTTTGCTCCTTCCCCAGACCAAGAAGTTGGAACTCTGTATGA
- the CDO1 gene encoding cysteine dioxygenase type 1, with amino-acid sequence MEPTEVLKPRSLADLIRILHQLFAGDEVHVEEVQAVLEAYESDPAEWALYAKFDQYRYTRNLVDQGNGKFNLMILCWGEGHGSSIHDHTDSHCFLKMLQGNLKETLFAWPDKKSNEMTKKSERTLRENQCAYINDSIGLHRVENVSHTEPAVSLHLYSPPFDSCHAFDQRTGHKNKVTMTFHSKFGIKTPFVTAGSLENN; translated from the exons ATGGAGCCGACCGAGGTGCTGAAGCCACGGAGCCTGGCGGACCTGATCCGCATCCTGCACCAGCTCTTCGCCGGCGACGAGGTCCATGTGGAGGAGGTGCAGGCCGTCCTGGAGGCCTACGAGAGCGACCCCGCCGAGTGGGCGCTCTACGCCAAGTTCGACCAGTACAG ATATACCCGAAATCTTGTGGATCAAGGAAATGGGAAATTTAACCTGATGATTCTGTGCTGGGGTGAAGGACACGGCAG CAGCATCCATGACCACACCgactcccactgctttctcaagatgcTGCAGGGAAATCTCAAGGAGACGCTGTTTGCCTGGCCTGACAAAAAGTCTAACGAGATGACCAAGAAGTCGGAAAGAACCTTGAGGGAGAACCAGTGTGCCTACATCAACG ATTCCATCGGCCTGCACCGCGTGGAGAATGTTAGCCACACGGAGCCAGCTGTGAGCCTGCACTTGTACAGCCCGCCGTTCGACTCGTGCCATGCCTTTGATCAGAGGACAGGACATAAGAACAAGGTCACCATGACGTTCCACAGCAAATTTGGAATCAAGACTCCATTT GTGACTGCAGGTTCGCTGGAGAACAACTAA